One genomic segment of Cydia splendana chromosome 5, ilCydSple1.2, whole genome shotgun sequence includes these proteins:
- the LOC134790993 gene encoding inosine triphosphate pyrophosphatase: MAQRTLTFVTGNAKKLEELRAILGKTFPLELVSHKLDLPELQGEVDEISIKKCQEAARLLKRPVIVEDTCLCYNALKGLPGPYIKWFLEKLEPEGLTKLLAGWEDKSAQAICTFAYSSGESEDAEVILFQGITKGEIVEPRGRRDFGWDCVFQPEGYDKTYGELAKEVKNTISHRYKALDKLRKHFEQNG, from the coding sequence ATGGCGCAACGAACGTTAACGTTCGTGACCGGCAACGCTAAGAAGTTAGAAGAGCTCCGTGCTATTTTGGGTAAAACCTTTCCTTTGGAGTTGGTCAGCCATAAGTTAGATCTGCCAGAACTACAGGGTGAAGTTGATGAAATATCTATTAAGAAGTGTCAAGAAGCGGCGCGCCTTTTAAAGAGACCCGTCATAGTTGAAGATACTTGTCTATGTTACAATGCTTTGAAAGGTCTCCCAGGACCGTACATCAAATGGTTTTTAGAAAAATTAGAGCCAGAGGGTTTAACAAAGTTATTAGCTGGATGGGAGGATAAGTCTGCTCAAGCTATATGCACTTTTGCATACAGTTCTGGAGAAAGTGAAGATGCTGAAGTGATATTGTTCCAAGGAATAACAAAAGGTGAAATTGTTGAACCACGAGGCAGAAGGGACTTTGGCTGGGACTGCGTGTTCCAACCTGAGGGTTATGACAAGACTTATGGAGAATTAGCAAAGGAAGTGAAGAACACAATATCTCACAGATATAAGGCTTTGGACAAGCTCAGGAAACACTTTGAACAGAATGGgtaa